In Aequorivita sp. H23M31, a single window of DNA contains:
- a CDS encoding serine hydrolase: protein MKPAAVKNLNLSILLFFLNLSLFAQALSPSQIDSLVEKTMKTFDVPGMAVAVLKDGKIYHKNTYGIRSIKTKEKVNENTLFGVASNTKAFTTAALGQLVDKGKLNWDTKVTDIIPDFKLYDAYVTNEFTVRDLITHRSGLGLGAGDLMVFPASNTTTKKEMIHNLRYLKPVSSFRSKYDYDNLLYIVAGEIVARVSGEDYDDYIRKNFFEPLKMTRSKLSIPEIDADPNRIDGHAPVNGKLEITTNTFTQIATPAAGIYASINDMSKWVQAQLDKGKYGEKLKDSLFSEKVHREMWTPQTIVRSGKWPYNTHFTAYGLGWFLSDIDGNFQVTHTGGLLGIVSQVIMFPDLDLGIIILTNQQSGAAFTAISNSIKDSYFGIKGKDRVKEYNERRLEAESREDSIVSQLEKDIQAQIKSKVPKPNPTDYVGTYKDPWFGEVIVSNQKDGLHFKSEKSSDLTGKMTYYKGTTFVVRWNDPALKADAFVNFDLNVEGKAEGFKMSPISPLTDFSYDYQDLDFKREEKE from the coding sequence ATGAAACCAGCAGCAGTGAAAAATTTAAATCTTTCAATTCTCCTCTTTTTCCTTAATTTATCCCTATTTGCACAAGCTTTAAGCCCTTCTCAAATTGATAGTTTGGTGGAGAAAACCATGAAAACTTTTGATGTTCCGGGAATGGCTGTGGCGGTTTTAAAGGATGGCAAAATTTATCATAAAAACACTTATGGCATCCGTTCCATTAAAACGAAAGAAAAAGTAAATGAGAATACTCTTTTCGGAGTGGCTTCCAATACCAAGGCATTTACAACGGCTGCTCTCGGACAACTTGTGGATAAGGGAAAGTTGAATTGGGATACTAAGGTAACCGATATCATTCCTGATTTTAAACTCTATGATGCTTACGTTACAAATGAATTCACCGTTCGCGATTTAATAACCCACAGGAGTGGTTTAGGTTTGGGAGCGGGCGATCTTATGGTTTTCCCGGCTTCAAACACTACGACCAAAAAGGAAATGATTCATAATCTACGTTACTTAAAACCGGTTTCCTCTTTTCGATCAAAGTATGATTATGACAATTTGCTATATATAGTGGCCGGAGAAATTGTCGCTCGTGTTTCGGGAGAGGATTACGATGATTATATAAGAAAAAACTTTTTTGAGCCTTTAAAAATGACTCGCTCCAAACTGTCCATCCCCGAGATTGATGCAGATCCAAATCGGATTGATGGGCATGCTCCCGTTAATGGAAAGCTGGAAATTACAACAAATACCTTCACACAAATTGCCACTCCTGCAGCGGGAATTTATGCCTCTATAAACGACATGAGCAAGTGGGTTCAAGCACAGTTAGATAAGGGTAAATACGGTGAAAAACTAAAAGACAGTCTCTTTAGTGAAAAAGTACACCGCGAAATGTGGACGCCCCAAACCATAGTTAGAAGTGGAAAATGGCCTTATAACACCCATTTTACAGCGTATGGTCTTGGTTGGTTTTTAAGTGACATAGACGGAAACTTTCAGGTTACGCATACCGGAGGATTGCTAGGAATCGTGAGCCAAGTAATCATGTTTCCTGATTTAGATTTAGGAATTATAATATTGACTAATCAACAATCAGGAGCTGCTTTTACTGCTATTTCGAACTCCATAAAGGACAGCTATTTTGGAATTAAGGGTAAGGACAGGGTTAAAGAATATAATGAAAGAAGACTCGAAGCGGAAAGTCGGGAAGACAGCATTGTTTCACAACTTGAAAAGGACATCCAAGCTCAAATAAAAAGCAAAGTTCCAAAACCAAATCCAACAGATTATGTTGGCACCTATAAAGACCCATGGTTTGGGGAAGTTATTGTTAGCAACCAAAAGGATGGCCTGCATTTTAAATCTGAAAAATCGTCTGATTTAACTGGAAAAATGACTTACTATAAAGGCACGACTTTCGTGGTTCGCTGGAATGATCCCGCTTTGAAAGCGGATGCTTTTGTTAACTTCGATCTTAATGTTGAAGGGAAAGCTGAAGGGTTTAAAATGAGCCCTATTTCGCCTTTAACCGATTTCAGTTACGACTACCAAGATTTGGATTTTAAGCGAGAAGAGAAGGAATAA
- a CDS encoding SdiA-regulated domain-containing protein: MRENVISALIIVGVLVIVGVLWFAYENPALNPRLKEESYTIVRKWDVPKELEEISGITYLSDNKIVCVQDEEGILFIFNLDTDLIEKQINFAKSGDYEGLAIIDSTAFIVESSGKIFEVSNYLSIDFHTEVYQTPFSGKNNLESLTADPKNNRLLLAVKDVDPNSKSYKGIYAFDLESKKIDSKPIFKINLDDPIFRGKNGSSDNERHGQFYPSEIAINPVDGNIYILEGKDPKLLIMDSNEKLLQLHTLNRESFPQPEGMTFAPDGTLYISNEGKKGMANIMEVELKKK; this comes from the coding sequence ATGAGGGAAAATGTAATCTCTGCTTTAATAATTGTAGGTGTGCTGGTAATAGTGGGCGTACTTTGGTTTGCTTATGAAAATCCCGCATTGAACCCAAGGTTGAAAGAAGAAAGCTACACCATAGTTAGAAAATGGGACGTACCCAAGGAATTGGAGGAGATTTCAGGAATCACTTATCTTTCAGATAATAAAATAGTATGTGTGCAGGATGAAGAGGGAATATTGTTCATATTCAATCTTGATACAGATTTGATCGAAAAGCAAATAAACTTTGCCAAATCGGGAGATTATGAGGGCTTGGCTATTATCGACAGTACAGCCTTTATAGTTGAGAGCAGTGGAAAAATTTTTGAAGTGAGCAATTATTTAAGCATAGACTTTCACACGGAAGTATATCAAACTCCATTTTCGGGAAAAAATAATCTAGAATCCCTCACAGCCGATCCGAAAAATAACAGACTGTTGTTGGCCGTAAAGGACGTCGATCCGAATAGCAAATCATATAAAGGAATATATGCCTTTGATCTAGAATCGAAAAAAATAGATTCAAAACCAATTTTTAAAATTAATCTCGACGATCCTATCTTTAGAGGTAAAAATGGCTCGTCCGATAATGAGCGCCACGGTCAATTTTATCCTTCTGAAATTGCAATAAATCCCGTAGATGGAAATATCTACATTCTTGAAGGAAAAGATCCGAAGTTGCTGATTATGGATTCAAATGAAAAGTTATTACAACTTCATACCTTAAATAGGGAATCCTTTCCGCAACCCGAAGGAATGACCTTTGCGCCTGACGGCACCCTATATATCTCCAATGAAGGAAAAAAGGGAATGGCAAATATTATGGAAGTTGAATTGAAAAAGAAGTGA
- a CDS encoding YggS family pyridoxal phosphate-dependent enzyme, which produces MESDIIKNNLKIIQKRINRACDLSNRNKNEVKLLLATKTVSVENIQFAIDEGYSLLGENKVMEAMEKYEVLKENRCEWHIIGHLQTNKIKYALKFADVIQSVDRIKLANKLQNRCEYDGRNIDIFIQVNTSFEKSKFGIAPERAIEFIKQVSEFPRLHIKGLMTIGLLSSQDEKVRDCFKLLKEIQLKSQALELPNASFDELSMGMSNDLELAIEEGSTMIRVGTAIFGQRPFPDSYYWNERN; this is translated from the coding sequence ATGGAGAGCGATATCATAAAAAACAATCTTAAAATAATTCAAAAAAGAATTAATAGGGCTTGTGACCTTTCCAATAGAAATAAAAACGAGGTAAAATTGCTTTTGGCCACTAAGACGGTTTCGGTAGAAAATATACAGTTCGCTATAGATGAAGGATATTCGCTTTTAGGAGAGAACAAGGTGATGGAAGCAATGGAAAAATATGAAGTTTTAAAAGAAAATAGGTGTGAGTGGCATATAATCGGCCATCTCCAGACCAACAAAATAAAATATGCATTAAAGTTTGCCGATGTAATCCAATCGGTGGATCGCATTAAACTAGCCAACAAGCTCCAAAACCGTTGCGAATATGACGGAAGGAATATTGATATCTTCATTCAAGTGAACACCTCTTTTGAGAAAAGCAAATTTGGAATAGCACCTGAAAGAGCTATTGAATTTATAAAACAGGTTTCGGAATTTCCCCGTCTGCATATAAAGGGTTTAATGACAATTGGTCTACTATCTTCACAAGATGAAAAAGTGCGGGACTGCTTTAAATTGTTGAAAGAAATCCAATTAAAATCCCAAGCTCTTGAATTGCCGAATGCATCATTCGATGAGCTATCAATGGGCATGTCTAACGATTTGGAACTTGCTATTGAAGAGGGCAGCACGATGATTAGGGTGGGTACGGCAATTTTTGGACAAAGACCGTTTCCGGATAGCTATTATTGGAATGAGCGGAATTAG
- a CDS encoding GreA/GreB family elongation factor, with translation MSRGFVKEGDQEETPIIPSRAALPEGAINYVTSFGMEQLLGERTDLENQITNLSTENETERRRELAILNGKLDLLQERIASARVLDIEQQRKDEIRFGATVTYKMLANNMVNTIQIVGVDEADLKLKKIAFVAPIVVAMTGHKEGDVIDFKLGGEIRKIIILKIEY, from the coding sequence ATGAGTCGAGGTTTTGTGAAAGAGGGAGATCAAGAAGAAACTCCCATTATTCCATCAAGAGCTGCCCTTCCGGAAGGCGCAATTAATTATGTTACATCCTTTGGAATGGAACAATTATTGGGCGAAAGAACCGATTTGGAAAACCAGATAACCAACCTTTCAACTGAAAATGAAACTGAGCGACGACGCGAATTAGCTATTTTAAACGGGAAATTGGATCTTCTCCAAGAACGTATCGCTAGCGCACGAGTTTTGGATATAGAACAACAGCGCAAGGATGAAATTCGATTTGGAGCTACCGTAACTTATAAAATGTTGGCCAATAATATGGTTAATACCATACAAATTGTTGGAGTGGACGAAGCTGATCTAAAGCTCAAGAAAATTGCATTTGTCGCCCCAATTGTCGTTGCAATGACCGGTCATAAAGAGGGAGATGTTATCGACTTTAAGTTAGGTGGTGAAATTAGAAAAATTATAATTCTAAAAATTGAGTATTAG
- a CDS encoding GNAT family N-acetyltransferase, translating to MNTFLFPHIRKAEPTDYKSVAPLIVQAMEDLACTFANTKNPLETYPLFENFFQQSGNQYSFENCLVYEENNEIEGSIIAYDGALLPEYREPFLKYISENYNVRDLVIENETMEGEVYIDTISVYPTYQGKGIGKKLLRAIQMKSAAEGHKKIGLLVDLNNPHAKKLYSSLGYKSVGTKKLGNGVYEHLQLTLV from the coding sequence ATGAATACATTTTTATTTCCACATATAAGGAAAGCGGAACCCACAGATTATAAATCGGTTGCTCCTTTAATAGTTCAAGCGATGGAAGATTTGGCCTGCACCTTTGCCAATACTAAAAATCCCTTAGAAACCTATCCCTTGTTTGAAAACTTTTTCCAACAATCAGGGAATCAGTATAGCTTTGAGAATTGTTTGGTTTATGAAGAAAACAATGAGATTGAAGGATCTATTATTGCTTATGACGGAGCCCTATTGCCGGAATACAGAGAGCCATTTCTAAAATACATTTCGGAGAACTACAATGTGCGCGATTTAGTAATTGAAAATGAAACGATGGAAGGAGAAGTTTATATTGATACGATTAGTGTATATCCAACTTATCAAGGAAAAGGAATAGGAAAGAAACTTTTACGAGCTATCCAAATGAAATCGGCTGCCGAAGGACATAAAAAAATTGGATTATTGGTGGATTTAAATAACCCCCATGCCAAAAAATTATATTCGTCGTTGGGGTATAAATCTGTCGGCACTAAAAAATTGGGAAACGGAGTTTATGAGCACTTACAGCTTACCTTGGTCTAA